The Gemmatimonas phototrophica region CTGTTGCTGGCCGCCGTGTTCATGACCGTGAGTCAGCTGGGGCGTATGCCCACCGGTGGTACGGCGCTCACGCTGTCGGGCACACCGCTCATCATTGCGCTTGCCGTCAACTTCGTCCTTGGCGCGCTGGTCATGCTGGGCATTGGCAACTACGGCCCCACCTTCGTGCTGCTGAGTGTATTGGGTATGGATCCGCGCGCGGCGTTTCCCATCATGATGGGCAGCGGGGCCTTCGCCGCGCTGATGGGGTGCCTGGAGTTCCTCAAGCGTCGCAATCATGTGCAGCGCCCCGCGTTGGGACTCGCGCTTGGTGGTGTACCGGGCGTGCTGGTGGCGGCACTGCTGGTCAAATCGCTCCCGCTGGATATGCTGCGGTGGCTGGTGGTGCTGGTGGTGATTTACGCGGGCATCGTGATGTTGCGTTCGGCGCTCACGGCCCGCGCACGCGCGTAATCGCGGCCGTTACGCCACGCCCAGCGACAACCCTTCCCACGCCGCCAGCAGTCGCACCGTTCCGCCTTCACGCGACACGAATTCGCGGCATTCGTCGAGCATGCGTTCTACCGTTTCATCATCGCGATCGGGATGATGATGAAAGAGCACCAGCGTGCGCGCGCCGCACTCCATGGCAAACCGCGCCGCCTCGAGATTGGACGAATGCCCCCATCCCACATGGTTGGGCAGCTCATCGTGGCGGTAGGTGGCA contains the following coding sequences:
- a CDS encoding sulfite exporter TauE/SafE family protein — encoded protein: MNIRLLLLVAIAALSSLFVWRWWQTARADAAAAGGDTDRSRWPSPLQVVIGFVVSFLDTLGIGSLATTTTVFKALKMVPDERLPATMIVGLTMSVVAQALIFITVIQIDSTVLAMMIATALVGGWLGAGIVARLPRQPIQLGMGIALLLAAVFMTVSQLGRMPTGGTALTLSGTPLIIALAVNFVLGALVMLGIGNYGPTFVLLSVLGMDPRAAFPIMMGSGAFAALMGCLEFLKRRNHVQRPALGLALGGVPGVLVAALLVKSLPLDMLRWLVVLVVIYAGIVMLRSALTARARA